From one Suicoccus acidiformans genomic stretch:
- the rho gene encoding transcription termination factor Rho, protein MAGAFDLSTLLNKEAKELYAYARELNIPDYSELSKKELALAIKRTQEEKQGFYQVEGILEAPPGPENYGFIRPLNYSPSQEDVYISNSQIRRFKLRNGDKIAGPARPAKEGERYPSLMQISTVNGEDPDAAQGRDHFPSLTPLYPDEQIQLSHGQSRIANRMIDIISPIGFGQRGLIVAPPKAGKTTILKDIANGISANYPNAELLILLIDERPEEVTDIERSVSGDVVSSTFDQKPDNHIRVANLVLNRAMRLVEASKDVIILLDSITRLARAYNLVVKPSGRTLSGGLDPAAFYFPKRFFGAARNIENGGSLTILATALSETGSRMDEMIYEEFKGTGNMELHLSRSLAERRIFPAIDIKQSGTRKEELLLSETELENMWQLRKWMGEDTLQYTDQFIQLMSHTKDNTEFFEQLQKAAQR, encoded by the coding sequence ATGGCAGGTGCATTTGATTTATCAACTTTACTGAATAAAGAGGCTAAAGAACTTTATGCGTATGCTCGAGAACTGAATATTCCTGATTATAGCGAATTGAGCAAAAAGGAATTAGCACTTGCGATTAAGCGAACGCAAGAGGAGAAACAAGGCTTCTACCAGGTGGAAGGTATTCTTGAAGCGCCTCCAGGGCCAGAAAATTACGGCTTCATCCGTCCATTGAATTATTCGCCTTCACAAGAAGATGTGTATATTTCCAATTCACAAATCCGCCGTTTCAAATTAAGAAATGGAGACAAAATTGCTGGCCCAGCTCGTCCAGCCAAAGAAGGCGAACGCTATCCGAGCTTGATGCAAATCTCGACGGTAAACGGTGAAGATCCCGATGCCGCTCAAGGACGCGATCACTTTCCGAGTTTGACGCCGCTTTATCCAGATGAACAAATTCAATTATCCCATGGCCAAAGTCGAATCGCCAACCGAATGATTGACATCATTTCGCCAATTGGCTTTGGTCAAAGGGGCTTAATCGTTGCCCCGCCAAAGGCAGGTAAGACAACAATTCTCAAAGATATTGCCAATGGTATCTCAGCGAATTATCCCAATGCAGAATTGCTTATTCTCTTAATTGATGAAAGGCCAGAAGAAGTAACGGATATTGAACGCAGTGTGTCTGGGGATGTTGTCAGCTCCACCTTTGACCAAAAACCAGATAATCATATTCGGGTTGCCAATCTTGTGCTTAATCGGGCAATGCGTCTTGTTGAAGCGTCTAAAGATGTGATTATTCTCTTGGACAGTATTACGCGTTTGGCGCGAGCTTATAATTTAGTGGTTAAACCAAGTGGGCGAACTTTAAGTGGCGGTTTGGATCCCGCAGCTTTCTATTTCCCCAAACGTTTTTTTGGGGCTGCCCGTAATATTGAAAATGGCGGCTCCTTAACCATTCTAGCCACCGCTCTATCTGAGACAGGGAGCCGGATGGATGAGATGATTTATGAGGAATTTAAAGGGACTGGGAATATGGAGTTACATTTGTCAAGATCACTAGCAGAGCGCCGTATTTTCCCTGCGATTGATATTAAGCAATCTGGTACACGTAAGGAAGAATTATTGTTAAGCGAGACGGAGTTAGAGAATATGTGGCAATTGCGTAAATGGATGGGTGAAGATACCTTGCAGTATACAGACCAATTCATTCAACTTATGTCACATACGAAGGATAACACGGAATTTTTCGAACAACTTCAAAAGGCGGCCCAAAGGTAG
- a CDS encoding aminoacyl-tRNA deacylase has translation MAKKPAKTNVMRLLDQHKINYVPHEWVQSDEIQGSTTPIYKTLVTVGKSKDHYVFVVPVERSLDLKKAAEAVGEKNIHMIKEKELEPLTGYVHGGCSPIGMKKQFPTSIDASAKAHDTIIFSAGKVGVSVEVNPLELKELLDFQFYDVSTEE, from the coding sequence ATGGCGAAGAAGCCAGCAAAAACAAATGTGATGCGTCTTCTCGATCAGCATAAAATTAACTATGTCCCACATGAATGGGTACAAAGCGATGAGATTCAAGGTAGTACAACACCAATTTATAAGACATTGGTTACCGTGGGTAAATCCAAAGATCATTATGTCTTCGTGGTGCCGGTCGAGCGTTCTTTAGATTTGAAGAAGGCGGCCGAAGCTGTCGGTGAGAAGAATATACATATGATTAAGGAAAAGGAATTGGAACCTTTGACCGGATATGTGCATGGAGGTTGCTCACCCATTGGTATGAAGAAGCAATTCCCCACAAGCATCGATGCCTCAGCCAAGGCCCACGATACAATTATCTTCTCTGCAGGCAAGGTGGGTGTCTCGGTTGAAGTGAATCCTTTGGAACTTAAAGAATTATTGGACTTTCAATTTTATGACGTTAGTACAGAGGAGTGA
- a CDS encoding YdbC family protein, giving the protein MSDFKYEIVESYGKLSENAKGWTRMLHKISWNDRPAKYDIRDWAPDETKMGKGLTFTTEELRELRTILNKMDLDE; this is encoded by the coding sequence ATGTCAGACTTTAAGTATGAAATAGTAGAATCTTACGGTAAATTATCGGAGAACGCGAAAGGCTGGACGAGAATGTTGCATAAAATTAGCTGGAATGATCGTCCTGCTAAATATGATATTCGCGATTGGGCACCGGACGAAACGAAGATGGGCAAGGGACTGACGTTTACAACAGAGGAACTGCGTGAATTACGCACAATCTTAAATAAAATGGATTTGGATGAATAG
- a CDS encoding FAD:protein FMN transferase, translating into MNRKLLKCSLLALLTCSVLPTQPVWASNPTQEGQAQVEALQVSEEPVTRAEAMLHTAVQIQIYHQGDQVDAALDEAFTYMADMEKLLTTQLKESDVYQINQAAGKEPVHVAPETYEIIERAIEIAQESDGLFDISIGALTNLWQIGSENARVPEAAEIQDALERIDYRKIQLNPEEQTVFLEEAGMALELGGISKGYIGSGVAQILKNHGITTAIINLGGNVVVLGSNPNHADGWNVGVQDPDLNRGAIVGTQRAEESAIVTSGIYERYLEQDGKRYHHIMDPRTGYPLENEVSSVTVFAPTSFEGDAYSTALFLIGIEEGIQLIDQKDGYEVVYIDHDHKVYLSKGLQDTFELTNEDYELAD; encoded by the coding sequence ATGAATAGAAAATTATTGAAATGTTCCCTTTTAGCTTTATTGACGTGCTCTGTTCTACCAACTCAACCTGTTTGGGCAAGTAACCCTACTCAAGAAGGTCAAGCACAAGTTGAGGCGCTTCAAGTAAGTGAAGAGCCGGTTACTAGGGCTGAAGCCATGCTACATACAGCTGTTCAAATTCAAATATACCACCAAGGTGATCAAGTAGATGCCGCCTTGGATGAAGCTTTCACCTATATGGCTGATATGGAGAAACTCTTGACGACACAACTTAAAGAATCCGATGTCTATCAAATCAATCAAGCCGCCGGAAAGGAACCAGTTCACGTAGCCCCTGAAACCTATGAAATCATTGAACGCGCTATAGAAATTGCTCAAGAAAGCGATGGCTTATTCGATATATCGATTGGTGCCTTGACAAATTTATGGCAAATCGGTTCGGAGAATGCTCGCGTACCTGAGGCAGCAGAAATTCAAGATGCCTTAGAGCGCATTGACTACCGTAAAATCCAGCTGAATCCAGAAGAGCAAACCGTTTTCTTAGAAGAAGCGGGCATGGCGCTCGAGTTGGGAGGAATCTCTAAAGGATACATCGGTAGTGGTGTCGCTCAAATCCTCAAAAATCATGGTATTACAACTGCCATTATCAATTTAGGCGGAAACGTTGTCGTTCTTGGCTCTAACCCTAATCATGCAGATGGTTGGAACGTCGGCGTACAAGACCCCGACTTAAATCGAGGAGCCATTGTAGGAACTCAGCGTGCCGAGGAAAGTGCTATTGTCACTTCGGGCATTTATGAGCGCTATTTAGAACAAGACGGCAAACGTTATCACCATATTATGGATCCACGTACTGGCTACCCTCTAGAAAATGAAGTATCCAGCGTAACCGTATTCGCCCCAACCTCCTTTGAAGGAGATGCCTATTCTACGGCCTTATTCCTGATAGGCATTGAAGAAGGCATCCAGCTCATCGATCAAAAGGACGGCTATGAAGTAGTCTACATCGATCACGACCATAAAGTCTATTTATCCAAGGGTCTTCAAGATACCTTCGAATTAACAAACGAAGATTATGAATTAGCTGATTAA
- a CDS encoding type B 50S ribosomal protein L31, with the protein MKQGIHPDYHTVVFRDTSTGYEFLSGSTRTSEETVEWKDGNTYPLIRVEISSDSHPFYTGRQKFTQADGRVDRFNKKYGFASKTEE; encoded by the coding sequence ATGAAACAAGGTATTCATCCAGATTATCATACAGTCGTATTTAGAGATACTTCTACCGGCTATGAATTTTTATCAGGTTCTACAAGAACTTCTGAAGAGACTGTTGAATGGAAAGATGGCAACACGTATCCATTGATTCGTGTGGAAATTTCATCTGATTCACATCCATTCTACACAGGTCGCCAAAAATTCACGCAAGCCGATGGACGTGTCGACCGCTTCAACAAGAAGTACGGCTTTGCATCAAAGACAGAAGAATAA
- a CDS encoding deoxynucleoside kinase encodes MIVVGGMIGAGKTTVATLIGQRLGSEVFYENVDDNPLLPLFYQEDEQAQAAKRYPFLLQLTFLSSRYRSIKQALTHENNVLDRSIYEDWYFCKTNKDLGRISELEFMVYEDLLANALADLASSSTKTPDLLVYLHGSFETIMYRIGLRGRDFEQDDALVDYYHTLWSGYDDWIQQHFTKEHILPINIDDYDFIHRPEDIDCIMARINHSLDTLRTDT; translated from the coding sequence ATGATTGTTGTAGGTGGAATGATTGGCGCTGGCAAAACCACTGTGGCGACCTTGATTGGTCAACGGCTCGGAAGTGAAGTGTTCTATGAGAATGTTGATGATAATCCTTTGCTTCCCTTATTCTATCAAGAAGACGAGCAAGCCCAAGCAGCCAAGCGGTATCCTTTCTTACTTCAACTGACATTCCTAAGTAGTCGCTATCGCTCAATCAAGCAGGCACTCACTCATGAAAATAATGTCTTAGACCGTTCAATCTATGAAGACTGGTACTTTTGTAAGACCAACAAAGATCTCGGCCGTATTTCTGAATTAGAATTTATGGTCTATGAAGACTTATTAGCCAATGCTTTAGCCGATTTAGCGAGTAGCTCTACCAAGACGCCTGATTTACTGGTCTATTTACACGGAAGTTTTGAGACAATTATGTACAGGATTGGCTTAAGAGGGCGCGATTTCGAACAAGATGATGCTCTAGTCGACTACTATCATACACTTTGGTCTGGCTATGATGATTGGATTCAACAGCATTTCACTAAAGAACACATCTTGCCCATTAATATTGATGATTATGATTTTATCCATCGACCTGAAGATATCGATTGCATCATGGCTAGAATAAACCATAGCCTTGACACCTTGCGTACTGATACCTAA
- a CDS encoding quaternary amine ABC transporter ATP-binding protein, with product MSKLRVEHLSKIFGENTEKALELVKAGESKENILQETGATVGVRGATFEVEEGEIFVIMGLSGSGKSTLVRMLNRLIEPTHGSVYIDGDDITAMDAQALQDVRRKKISMVFQNFGLFPHRTILENTEYGLEVQGIEKAQRQARAEKALDNAGLLAYKDQYPSQLSGGMQQRVGLARALTNDPEILLMDEAFSALDPLIRRDMQDELLEMQKTMNKTIIFITHDLNESLRLGDRIAIMKDGDVVQIGTGQEILANPANDYVKRFVEDIDRTKVYTAEHIMEEPLATTSHLSTPAEVRETMETEGIANILVVDHDEQLKGYVTLDDVTELHTRGATDISEAVQVGVPEVPADLPVEEIFDVIHTTETPVAVTDDDGVIEGVISRSNVISVLKRDEQTEDEMEVKADE from the coding sequence GTGAGTAAATTAAGAGTCGAACACTTATCGAAAATATTCGGAGAGAATACCGAAAAAGCACTGGAGCTTGTGAAAGCCGGTGAAAGTAAAGAGAACATTCTACAGGAAACAGGAGCTACTGTAGGTGTGCGAGGAGCCACATTTGAGGTGGAAGAGGGTGAAATCTTCGTCATTATGGGTCTGTCTGGCAGTGGGAAATCTACCCTGGTCAGGATGTTAAATCGACTGATTGAACCGACCCATGGTTCTGTATATATTGATGGCGATGACATTACAGCAATGGATGCCCAAGCTTTGCAGGATGTTCGACGCAAGAAAATCAGCATGGTCTTTCAAAATTTCGGCCTATTTCCACACCGAACAATATTAGAAAATACGGAATATGGTTTGGAAGTACAAGGCATTGAGAAAGCCCAAAGACAAGCTCGTGCAGAGAAGGCCCTAGATAACGCTGGCTTGTTAGCCTATAAAGATCAGTATCCTTCACAACTTTCAGGTGGGATGCAACAGCGAGTAGGCTTAGCACGTGCTTTGACGAATGATCCGGAGATTTTATTGATGGACGAAGCATTCTCAGCCTTGGATCCCCTGATTCGCCGGGATATGCAAGACGAATTGCTTGAAATGCAGAAAACAATGAACAAAACAATTATTTTTATCACGCATGATTTAAATGAGTCGTTACGCTTAGGTGATCGCATCGCCATTATGAAAGATGGAGATGTTGTTCAAATCGGTACAGGTCAAGAGATTCTGGCCAATCCAGCTAATGATTATGTGAAGCGCTTTGTGGAGGATATTGACCGGACGAAAGTTTATACCGCGGAACATATTATGGAAGAACCACTTGCGACGACTTCACATCTATCGACGCCTGCTGAGGTACGTGAGACGATGGAAACAGAAGGGATTGCTAACATTCTTGTGGTAGATCATGACGAGCAGCTGAAGGGCTATGTTACTTTAGATGATGTGACGGAATTACATACACGAGGAGCAACGGATATATCGGAGGCTGTTCAAGTCGGTGTACCAGAAGTTCCTGCTGATTTGCCAGTGGAAGAAATTTTCGATGTCATTCATACAACGGAAACACCAGTGGCTGTGACGGACGATGATGGTGTTATTGAAGGGGTTATATCTAGAAGTAATGTCATCAGTGTCTTAAAGCGTGATGAGCAAACAGAAGACGAAATGGAGGTAAAAGCAGATGAATAG
- a CDS encoding flavocytochrome c, which produces MKWMKRILSVVAIGLLLLSSASSLVNVFAQAEGLAFTAGTYRGEAEGFGGTVEAEVTVSEGAIDDIVVMGDGETPDIGGAAMAQIAEAVVNSQSLAVDTVSGATVSSEAILSAIEQALVEAGGDVDYLKDPANASQVEVAEQADIDADVVIVGAGGAGLAAAVEAAEAGKHVIVLEQLTVVGGNTNRATGGMNASETSVQEELGIEDSNETFYNDTFEGGHELNDPELLTTMVEHSAEALEWINSLGANLNDVSFSGGATNARIHKPEDGSAVGPIIVNALSERLEELGVEVLLEAKVTAINQDDAGVITGVTAQKKDANEFVVNAPAVVLATGGFGANPEMIKEYDATKAQFETSNHPGADGSGIAMAQAVGADVYQMEYIQTHPTTQPGTGKLYTEGVRGDGAILVNKEGLRFIDELETRDVVSEAILEQTDSQAYLVVSQDIVDGNKSLQGYIDQGDATTGETVEALAEALEIDPQTLKETVENYTSYVQNEEDTEFGRENMSSDLATGPYYAIPVTPAIHHTMGGLKINPETEVLDTNGEVIPGLYAAGEVAGGIHGGNRIGGNAVLDIIVFGRIAGQNAAAFAGDDTSASAVDEASEVSEEAESTEAAEEAESNADSAEESAGVSRKVSEEISEETSEEVSEEAA; this is translated from the coding sequence ATGAAGTGGATGAAACGCATTTTATCAGTCGTTGCGATAGGATTATTACTGTTATCGAGCGCATCATCTCTTGTGAATGTCTTTGCACAAGCGGAGGGGCTAGCTTTTACAGCAGGTACTTATCGCGGGGAAGCGGAAGGTTTTGGCGGTACAGTTGAAGCTGAAGTTACTGTCTCTGAAGGAGCAATTGATGATATTGTGGTGATGGGTGACGGTGAAACACCGGATATTGGTGGGGCAGCGATGGCTCAAATCGCGGAAGCAGTCGTCAACTCCCAAAGCTTAGCGGTTGATACGGTGTCCGGTGCGACCGTATCAAGTGAAGCAATCTTGTCAGCAATTGAACAGGCTTTAGTTGAAGCTGGTGGCGATGTGGATTACTTGAAAGATCCAGCCAATGCTTCGCAAGTTGAAGTTGCTGAGCAAGCGGATATTGATGCAGATGTGGTTATTGTAGGAGCAGGTGGAGCCGGTTTGGCAGCAGCAGTTGAAGCTGCAGAAGCCGGTAAACATGTGATTGTGCTTGAACAGTTAACGGTAGTTGGTGGTAATACCAACCGGGCAACAGGTGGTATGAACGCTTCTGAAACATCTGTACAAGAAGAATTAGGTATTGAAGACTCCAATGAAACGTTCTATAACGATACCTTTGAAGGGGGCCATGAATTAAATGACCCAGAGCTTTTAACAACTATGGTTGAGCATTCAGCCGAAGCCTTAGAATGGATTAATAGCTTGGGCGCTAACTTAAATGATGTATCCTTCTCAGGTGGTGCGACCAATGCTCGGATTCATAAACCAGAAGACGGCAGTGCTGTTGGCCCGATTATTGTTAATGCGTTGAGTGAGCGTTTAGAAGAACTTGGCGTAGAGGTATTACTTGAAGCGAAGGTAACAGCTATTAACCAAGACGATGCGGGTGTTATTACCGGTGTTACGGCTCAAAAGAAAGACGCCAATGAATTTGTCGTCAATGCACCTGCGGTTGTATTAGCGACTGGAGGCTTTGGCGCTAATCCAGAAATGATTAAAGAATATGATGCGACGAAGGCACAATTTGAAACAAGTAACCATCCGGGCGCTGATGGAAGTGGAATTGCCATGGCACAGGCAGTTGGTGCCGATGTTTACCAAATGGAATACATCCAAACACATCCAACGACTCAACCAGGAACCGGAAAGCTTTATACGGAAGGTGTTCGTGGGGATGGGGCAATTCTAGTCAATAAAGAAGGCTTACGTTTCATAGATGAGTTAGAAACACGTGACGTAGTCTCTGAAGCAATTCTTGAACAGACGGATAGTCAAGCGTATTTGGTGGTAAGTCAAGATATTGTTGATGGGAATAAATCCCTGCAAGGATATATCGATCAAGGGGATGCAACGACTGGTGAAACGGTTGAAGCATTAGCAGAAGCCTTAGAAATCGATCCACAGACCTTGAAAGAAACCGTAGAAAACTACACAAGCTATGTACAGAATGAAGAAGATACTGAATTTGGACGCGAGAATATGAGCTCAGACTTAGCCACTGGCCCATATTATGCGATTCCAGTAACACCAGCAATTCATCATACCATGGGTGGCTTGAAGATTAATCCAGAAACGGAAGTATTAGATACTAACGGTGAGGTCATTCCTGGTCTTTATGCGGCCGGTGAAGTGGCTGGTGGTATCCATGGAGGCAACCGTATTGGTGGGAACGCAGTTCTAGATATTATCGTCTTTGGTCGAATTGCTGGCCAGAATGCTGCAGCCTTTGCTGGCGATGATACTAGTGCAAGTGCAGTTGATGAAGCTAGCGAAGTGAGTGAAGAAGCAGAAAGTACAGAAGCTGCTGAAGAAGCCGAGTCAAATGCAGACTCAGCTGAGGAATCAGCAGGAGTATCAAGGAAAGTATCCGAGGAGATCAGTGAAGAGACTTCCGAGGAAGTAAGTGAAGAAGCAGCGTAA
- a CDS encoding ISL3 family transposase produces the protein MNHFIEKTFQLKDKNIEIDMNYCEEIEFKGRTSLFYRGTLAYKPEACPHCGIANNDYVIVSNGKRSSRLTLTAKSGLPAYLILAKQRFLCKACGRSFTAKTSIVNPDCYITNQVKQQIMDRATRVTCETDIAKDTFVSLNTVRRVIHETARAIRIRSTEQLPEHLSFDEFKSVKSVKAAMSFICCDTLSHKIVDVVEDRKTHSLSAYFSRFSRQARYQVQTITIDMYEPYMHLAKRWFPNAKIILDPFHLIQALNRELDRTRIRYMNEVRYKDSRLYNKLKRYWKLILKPKSDLMSTEYHRFPLFDWLTNTRSIVDYLIQHDDVLKDTYQMVHQLGDALRDRNWQRYQEILAQSRSMTLSKGLRRVLRTFRKYGEYIHNTLTHAGLSNGPIEGINNKIKLLKRNGYGYRNFSHFRDRILLMCRLYEPKNKEKDQATNLVA, from the coding sequence ATGAATCATTTTATCGAAAAAACCTTCCAATTAAAAGACAAAAACATTGAAATCGATATGAATTATTGTGAAGAGATAGAATTCAAAGGGCGAACATCGCTCTTTTATCGAGGAACATTGGCATATAAACCAGAGGCTTGTCCTCATTGTGGCATTGCCAATAATGATTATGTCATTGTCAGTAATGGAAAACGCTCCTCTCGTCTGACATTAACAGCCAAATCAGGCTTACCTGCTTACTTAATCCTAGCTAAGCAACGCTTTTTATGCAAAGCCTGTGGGCGGTCATTTACAGCGAAGACATCCATCGTTAATCCTGACTGCTATATTACGAATCAAGTCAAACAACAGATTATGGACCGCGCTACAAGAGTCACTTGTGAAACAGATATCGCCAAAGATACCTTTGTATCACTGAATACAGTCCGACGGGTGATTCATGAAACCGCTCGAGCTATTCGAATACGGTCCACTGAACAGTTGCCTGAGCATCTATCCTTTGATGAATTTAAAAGCGTTAAGTCGGTTAAAGCAGCGATGAGCTTCATCTGTTGTGATACACTGTCACATAAAATCGTAGATGTGGTCGAAGACAGAAAAACACACTCACTCAGTGCTTATTTCTCAAGGTTTAGTCGCCAAGCACGTTACCAAGTTCAAACCATTACGATAGATATGTACGAACCATACATGCACCTGGCAAAGCGATGGTTTCCAAATGCAAAGATTATTCTTGATCCGTTCCATTTAATTCAAGCTTTAAATCGCGAATTAGATCGGACACGAATTCGTTACATGAACGAGGTTCGTTATAAAGATTCAAGACTCTATAATAAACTTAAGCGTTATTGGAAATTAATACTCAAACCAAAAAGCGACTTAATGTCTACTGAATACCATCGCTTCCCACTGTTTGATTGGTTAACCAATACTCGTAGCATTGTGGACTATCTCATTCAGCACGACGACGTCTTGAAGGATACCTATCAAATGGTGCATCAATTGGGCGATGCCTTAAGGGATAGGAACTGGCAACGATATCAAGAGATTTTGGCACAAAGCCGGTCCATGACACTTTCAAAAGGCTTAAGGCGTGTATTAAGGACGTTCAGAAAGTATGGGGAATATATCCACAACACACTCACACATGCAGGCCTTAGTAATGGTCCTATCGAAGGGATTAATAATAAGATTAAACTACTCAAACGCAATGGTTATGGTTACAGAAACTTCAGTCATTTTAGAGACAGAATATTACTCATGTGCCGACTTTATGAACCGAAGAACAAAGAAAAAGATCAAGCAACAAATTTAGTCGCTTGA
- the pgeF gene encoding peptidoglycan editing factor PgeF — MYSEELAKAGLLNVLGGQSYNFRMQSVGEQIVTEVNRLMAVLPEAPEHLYSMTQTHSNHIAYCDGESGDAYLFGRHFPDTDALITDRTGIALLVKFADCTPVILYDPQKQVQGVAHSGWRGTAQKISLSMLEQMIANFAVRPEDVLAYIGPSIDQANYEVGTEIYEAFAGIADRERFIIQGRSAGKYQLDMALANEALLLDYGLKPEQILRADVSTYEAKELHSARREGRDYGLNAMLTMMV; from the coding sequence ATGTACTCAGAAGAATTAGCGAAGGCAGGCTTGTTGAATGTTCTAGGGGGCCAGTCATATAATTTCCGCATGCAAAGTGTTGGTGAGCAGATTGTTACGGAAGTAAACCGTCTAATGGCAGTATTGCCTGAGGCACCTGAACACTTATATTCAATGACCCAAACCCATAGCAATCACATTGCCTACTGTGATGGGGAGAGTGGTGATGCTTATTTATTTGGCCGCCATTTCCCAGATACAGATGCGTTAATAACGGACCGAACTGGTATCGCTTTATTAGTGAAATTTGCCGACTGCACACCAGTGATTCTTTACGATCCCCAAAAACAAGTTCAAGGCGTGGCGCATTCAGGTTGGCGGGGAACGGCACAGAAAATCAGCCTTAGTATGTTAGAGCAGATGATTGCGAATTTCGCTGTTCGTCCCGAAGACGTACTGGCCTATATTGGCCCTTCGATTGACCAAGCAAATTATGAAGTGGGTACTGAGATCTATGAGGCTTTTGCTGGTATTGCTGATAGGGAGCGCTTTATTATTCAAGGACGGTCAGCAGGAAAGTATCAATTGGATATGGCTTTGGCGAATGAAGCATTGCTTTTGGACTATGGTTTGAAGCCAGAGCAAATTTTGCGGGCGGATGTTTCGACTTATGAAGCCAAAGAATTACATTCTGCCCGCCGTGAAGGAAGAGACTATGGCTTGAATGCTATGTTGACTATGATGGTGTAA
- a CDS encoding NADPH:quinone reductase — translation MRAIQMEQFGGPEHLQLVDIPIPEPGPGQVRIQVMTAGLNPNDLYTMKGDYAAYIPELPYMPGYDGSGIVDALGEGVQFLKQGERVFFTGFLADVKTGSLAEYIVIDAAVVHALPEELTFAEGAALGIPTLAAYQAVSRAQLRSEDVVLIHGTSGAVGSYAVQLASRRSKYVIGTSSTKKGRESIKAWGANDAIPHLQTLQAEAELEKHLPQAPDVIIEMLADQNLNQDLDVLALYGNIVIVGARGEVKIAPRLIMNKEADIRGIAIANLHPEVYQSHMEAIINLLKAGELKPIVGAVYPLAKAPEVYRTLLERPAQGKIIIAVGEAEAC, via the coding sequence ATGCGAGCAATACAAATGGAGCAATTTGGGGGGCCTGAGCACTTACAATTAGTGGATATTCCCATTCCCGAACCGGGTCCAGGACAAGTCCGAATTCAAGTGATGACAGCTGGGTTGAATCCTAATGATCTGTATACGATGAAAGGTGATTATGCGGCATATATTCCCGAACTGCCCTATATGCCAGGTTATGATGGATCAGGAATCGTCGATGCACTTGGTGAGGGAGTCCAATTCTTAAAACAAGGGGAAAGGGTCTTCTTTACGGGTTTTCTAGCGGATGTTAAGACAGGCTCACTGGCTGAATATATCGTTATCGATGCGGCTGTTGTGCATGCCTTGCCTGAAGAACTGACCTTTGCGGAAGGGGCAGCCTTGGGTATACCTACTCTAGCAGCTTATCAAGCCGTATCACGGGCACAATTGCGCTCGGAAGATGTTGTGCTGATTCATGGGACGAGTGGTGCAGTAGGTTCTTATGCGGTCCAGCTAGCGTCTCGAAGAAGCAAATATGTCATCGGTACCTCAAGCACGAAAAAGGGTCGTGAGAGCATTAAAGCTTGGGGCGCAAATGATGCGATTCCGCACCTGCAGACCTTGCAAGCAGAAGCGGAACTAGAAAAGCATTTACCCCAAGCACCGGATGTGATTATAGAGATGCTTGCCGACCAGAATTTAAATCAGGATTTAGACGTATTAGCCTTATATGGGAATATTGTAATTGTCGGGGCGCGTGGTGAGGTAAAGATAGCCCCTCGTCTAATTATGAATAAAGAAGCTGATATACGAGGGATTGCGATTGCTAATTTGCATCCGGAGGTCTACCAAAGTCATATGGAAGCAATTATTAATTTGCTGAAGGCCGGGGAGTTGAAACCAATAGTCGGTGCAGTCTATCCTCTAGCTAAAGCCCCTGAAGTATATCGCACCCTCCTTGAACGACCTGCGCAAGGTAAAATCATTATTGCAGTCGGTGAAGCCGAGGCTTGCTGA